The DNA window ACACCTTTTACTCAATTTCTTACTTGGTGAACCTCCTTTTTGACAAATGGTCCTCCTTTAATACAACGTcacaaaatttaataaacgctACGAATCGCCTTGAGTAAAATCGGCTACTTCAAAAGAGATCTTGAAAGTTTGATTTCCCAGCCTGTAATGCTGACCCATCTTGCACACTTTCTAATATTACACCAGCGTTTTGCTTTACACCATTATATGATCCTCTTAATTTGTcacgtttaaaaaaaacgttaaaaaATGGGACGAATTTCATAGACCAATTCGTTGCCCTTGAGAATGAAGTATTGTATCGATGTGAGCCTCTATACCACCCTGGATGACGGTCAAACGTGAGTTGGCGGTTACAAGTTATCGGATCGCATTTATCAATTCTTAATGAATTCATTTCTTATTTCCTGGACTACATCGATGACGTGCACGTTGATATGGCAGTGTAAAGAGCATAATTAGGCCTGTTTCCCGCACCTTAAGCTTCAGAACATTGTTCTTCGCAACTCTACTATTTGTCGAATGACTTGTTATCCGTAAGATCTCGATATATATTGTGGTGCGCTATTCCGTGCGCGTGCTTTAATTTGTTCGATTTTGCGCGTTGTTTTGGTATTTCGCTGTTTCCTTTGTAAATACCGACGTCAGAGAAGTGTCCCCGCTAAGATCTATAATAAAAAAGCATGAATTTGAATTGTGCCTTAGGGGGGGAAGTAATGGCGATGTACATCGATTAGAAGCGAGCAATTGTAATTGCGTTACCTGAGGTCACCCCTTTTATTCTTAGTTTATATTTTAAGGTAAGCCCATTCTTATCAGCTTACCTAAGCTCAttcttgtgaaaaaaaaatgctcaaaTGAAACAAAGCGCTATCATATTGCTTATATTTTCAAAGATATTCGACAAATTACACTTTTCGTAGCAATATTTCTTTTAAACTCTGTTGTTCTAGAtatatgtttatatttttcaataattgCACCTTATCTGCAAAGCAGAAATTTGGGTTATATTTGGTGCTTTTCCGATCTCCGATTTATGATCTATAACTTACAAtcagaaaacaacaaaatcttttCTTTTACAAATGCTTTGTATTTATGTTTGCTATTATCTCAAAACCCTGCACGGGGCAAAATGGTAAAAAACaattcttctgctttcccccTAGGAGTCGAGTGCATAagaaattgaaaagaaaattagtttttaaaaGAGAGTTCTATCTCTTGCAAGTTGAAGAAACCAAAATTTCAAGTGGAGCTGCTTTCAACGTACAAGAAATGCTCTAAAGTATAGCGCATTTCTTTCGTCGGTGGATTTCCTGGCTTTTCAATGTTTCTGGTGTCAAAATAAAAGATTGTGTTATTGATTGGAGTGTTCTGTTTATAAGCAAGCATTATGTCATCCTAATAAAGCAATACCCTTTTTCTACAACGAGCATCTAAGATGTGAGAGGAAATGAAAGGAGCGACCAAATATATAAAGTACTGTGTGGGAAACAACCCTTTTTCCCCCCTAATTAAAGGGTTGGTTTCCCCAGTAAACAATAAAACTAACGTAACGAGCGTTAGAAAACACGAGTTATCAAAAATAATAGtatgatttttttcatttgtaaTTCATACGTGACAAAATTAATTCCACTTCTGATAGACGTTTGAAACACACGATATGTGACAGGGAAACCCTTTCAAAACACACTCAAGATTAACTTGCAGGATTCGTGCTAAACCCGCTTTGCTGAAATTGGAAATGCCCTGGAAGCGTTTGGGTGAAAATAAACTGGAAGCGAAGGGGCGGAGGGAGGGCAAGTTACAAAAAGACGTCTTATTTTAGTTTAAAGTGTCTTAGCAAAAACACTGTCTCTGGAATTTCATTACAGTTCCCGCGATATgtacttttattatttttctacttAGTTTAGAGGACTTGTGggatttgtcttttttttttccaatttaaGGGTTTTAACTTAGGTTGACATGCATAGCACCTGGTATTTGTTAAGTGGTAGTCCTggcattttgaaaatatcgCGAAGTCCAGGAAACAAAGGATTTTTTATAAGCGAACTTCACTTGGAGATTCTAACTCAATACCAACATTTAACTGCAGTAAATGGTTGTTTTTCCCCTGAACTGAATTTTACAAGAGATGGGTTGACAACGCAAACTGTTTGTGTTGAACACAATTGGAAACTTGAATAAAAATTAAGTCGTCAATTGAAAATCTGTTTCTATCAAAGGGAATTACATGTCCTTAGCTGATAAAGTGATTCTCAAAATTCTCTAGTTTATGTTTGCAATGTTAGTTACAAAATATCCGGTTGGTAAGGAAATGCTCGACAAATGGGATAATAGTCAAAATTGACAAGTTTAACAAAAAATGAATGCTTGACATAAACTGTAGAATTCTGTCCTAAATCGGAAATGGAAGGTAATTTTATGCTCACAAAGAATTGATGTGTAATATTTAACAAGATAAAGATGTATTCGATACACTACTTTTTGATTAATAACTCTCGAAATTGTCACAGATACACATTCAGGCAAATGATATCAAGCCAGGAGATCTCTCATCTTTGACAATGGTCATCAATAAAACATCATTACTATACTTAGCGCACGAAATGAATAAACCACGAAAAAATGGCTACGAAAATACTAGAGCACTAAGATTCGACATAATTCTTTGGTACTTGGCATTCCATATCAATCGGGAAAACTCGATGAGCACGTATAATAATGCGAAAACGAACTAAATATTTGATCCCTCTcacatcaatcaatcaatcaaccaTCCGCTATCTTCCTTGCAAAAACGCATCCATTTCTTTTAATGcactattttttatattttcaagaaatcaagaaaatggCATATAAAAAATAGATAGCAAGAAGCCTTATATTAGATTATTAGCAAATTTTGTATCAAGACAGCTATTAATAGATAGATATCGGATTCTTAACAAGATATTATTGTCAACTTTGTGTATAGTTCCGGGCTTTGGGTGCCTAAGGACTGGCTAAACCAGAAAACATTTAGAGGACTTAAAACTCGATTTTTCCTTGTATGACAAATCTGcatttataaacaaaaaaatgaatactactgcaaataaaatatatttctatGGCACATAACCAAATTAACCAACGTGATTTTGCTAAAAACGACCTCTCAAAAACAAAAGTAACAAGATCATTACAATCTGACAATTCGCAAAAAGTGATACAAATAACACTCATATAATATTTGTAGAGAAAGTTCATGGGGATTCTTTAATGAACTGTGAAGGCATTGAAAAGCTTGCTAAATTGTTACAGACATGTGATGAATAAAAAGAGATGTCTTACTTGAAATTACCCTGTTTTTCCCTCGGATGCGTTAAAGTATCTTCTAAAGGTTTCAAGCTCATTTAACAAAAGGCCCCTTAACTGGTATATCAACCTCCTTTTAATTGACCACCCTTCGGAACTAGCCTAAAAGTCTAACACTTCTAAAAGTCCATAGCTTGAATTTGAAGTCAAAGGATCGATGGAAGATTGATGGTTCGGTTAGAAATAGGGTTTGGGCGGTGAGCTTTAATTGCCAGTTGCTAACCAACGCGGCCATGTTCAGCAAGAAAAtgctttattatttcattttaagtatgacattttaaaatacaaaaaaactcATGCACTACACATGCGACATGCAGAGGTTCGTTTAGTAGCCAGGTTTTcaattgtcaccagtttacttccggtcgattacctaacaatatccgatgatttttaacggaaaacgcgaaaaatatttcaaaatattgaaagtagtgtgtctattggaagtttctttgaggatgtgattgataatttagagcggatggcctgttaaatatttcggattcgaatagattcttttgtcttttaacggttgaggtttccgtcggacctccggaagtaaactggtgacaatgcggctttaaggtgGTAAAATTACCGCCTCTAGGCTGCCGTTGGCTGGGGATAAGCGGACCCCGTCTAGCCACACCCCAGGTGGGTGACCCTCATTAATTATACATTGAGAATTTCCTTACAACATTCAAATATTAGCGATTTTCGTGTAGTCAAATATGAGTCATAGCAAGAGAGTATCAAATGCTTATAGTCTATTTACATTTTATATCAACAAGGAACGCGGTCGAATGCACATACTTTGAAACTTTCTTCCTAATCAGGTGCTTGGGTTTCTCATGTAACTACCTTATATTATTCTATATTTTCGCGTGTCTTAATTTCTGTAAATTTCTGCCATCAATTGTTCTTTATCCATTAAATTTCGCTAGTATTTAAGTTCGCAATATCTTTTAAATCgagaatttatttatttgtatacACGAGAAAATTTAGCAGAATAAGGTAGTACGTAAACCACATgagaaaaattttttttttgaaacagatgaaataaataaactcaaaTAACCCCACGCAATGATGACTGGAGGCAGGGTCAATGATGACCCTGAGAAGTCTCGagcaaattttttttaagcgATTAATCTGTGAGGCATTATTAAACAGCGAAATTATCATCACGCCATGCCAGCCATCAACAGCCTACTTTGGCCGGGGGTTTTAAACCGTCgtttgtcgcgtagtcgcaaagccggttgatgACACAACTTTCACTGAAAGTTTTcatcaaccggctttgcgactaATGTTATACAGTCGTTTGAAACGACTGTATAACATTATCGCACCCTTTCTCTCGGCCTGACTCGTTCCTTGATTTAAAAAACTAAAACATAAGAAAATTATAATCACTTTAAAGTAAGAAAACCATAatcattttaaataataacaaccagTAAGGACAAGagctatcacgtgactttttgggtggaaAGCTTGCGTGCGCTCCGggttttggcggcaaaataacaataacaaaaagcaACATTATTAATGCCAACCAGCCAGAAAGCCTCAACGCCAAAAAGggcttttttattgaaaaatttCATGTTTTCGTCGCTTTCTGGCGTGAAGACCGCATTTACATCTGTGTTAATTTTGTCGCGCGTTTACctctcaaaaagtcacgttATTACCAGTCGTATATTACAGAAAACGTGCACGAGGTTAGAGTAACCTTTGTTTCGATTTATCCAGATTCAGTGCATTAGTGTATTTACAACGGCTTTGCTCACGGGCAATAGGATTGGTTGATTGGTGGTTTGTGCATTGTTAGTTATACATAAAACAGCGCGTGCTAATGATTGGATGAGGGCGGCGCACAGCCATAGGTGTCTGAAAAAAGGATAATGTTTGACGACACCTGAGAAAgaaacgaccctctttttggCGGGCAAGGAGATATCCGCGCACCCTACACAACTCTCTGTGTACGCGCCGGAAAAAAACCAAAAGCGGCATAAAAGCTTAACCTAGACGTAGCATAACCAGTTTCAAAGAGACGCATACAGTTGCATCGCTCGCAACTGTCTTTAAACAGTCAGCGTAAAGCTGCAATAACTAAAGCAAAGCCACAACGAAACTACCCTATTCCGTGTGCGCCATCGACCTCCCTTCGCCGTCGTGAatcttaaagaaggccaatcaggCCACCGCTAAATGcggaagttttcttgcaaatagacggttgtattttcaattgtaaacagTAACAAAGGAGAagttgattgacattctttgaGGCCTGACTAAACTAGGCATGTAGTGTGCGACATGTCTCCTGAATttttcctagtttagccactaccaaaaacatttctttttcgTTCCTTGTCGCATTCTTGCGTTGCTTGTCAACGCTCTTGCGTTGATTTGTCGCGCTCGACAATGTCTCTAAACTAGGAGACATGCAGGCGACATGACACACGCTACATGTCGCGCTCTACATGTCGCCTGGTTTAGCCAGGACTTTAATTCCTCTATGTCCCAACGTGGTCGGGAATCGACATTGCGCGCGGTAATACTAAAGAGTCTCTTATCTTACGCTCTCTTGGAAAAACACAAGACTGTTTGTCTTTTGAATTTTGTCGTGAAAATGATGTAAAACGAAACAGACAGCCCAAATAGCTGGATTTCACCACAGGCAGCCCGGAGTAACCGGGATCTACCACAGGATGTTTAGACTGATTACATATGTACATAAACGTCTTTGCGTCTAAGActagttcaaacgtcgtattatccatgagcattgactacggctcatggataatacgacgtttgaacatagcctaaatagaaaaaaagaaaataatatttctaCCGGGAGTATTAACACACTGACCCGATAGCATTAATTACAAAAATCACGAACCTGAGCACTTTAAGCCCAATTAAGCTCAATTAATTCACATAATTAATTTTATTGTCAATAAATAATTTTGCGCTTTAATAATGAAACGGCGTTATCTCAATCAGGCGCCGCACGTGGTCCTATGAGAAGACGGTTCTAACCCAAATTCTAGATAGATAACGTAAATTCAACTCGTAAAAGAGCAGACCGACTACAAATAACGCGGTGTCTATCAATTAACGGCTTTAGAAATGGCGAATAggaatttctaaaaaaatgtgGTTAAAAGAAGATCCTGAAttcaaacattataactaGAAAAGATCAAATTAGTTCAGCAGTAAAAACATTAAGTGCCGTTTATTTATTATGCCACactccaggggggggggggcaagctTTGTTGTTTAAAAGGAGAGAATCTGCTTTGCTGAACTTTAATGCCCTCACGTGAAGCAGTATGGGTGATTTACGCTAGCATACCATGGGCTTTGGACACTTTGTTCGACCAGTTCGACCAAAGTGGAGTAGGATAGTGCAGGGCCTACTTTTAAAGCGATACCAAGAATAGCTTGTTGCCCATGGCGTGCATAACGAAACTTCATTTTGCTTCTAGACTTATTTCAAGTAAGTCATACTCGATAATACATGCGTCCTAATCCACAGTGGTTCTTGAGTAATGTATAAATATCTCATTCTGGTCTCTGAGAGCCatgagaatgattagaggCACGTAACAAGAATACACCCCTAAGACTGGACACAGTTTTGTTAACGCTCATCTCTCCAGCAGCGGATCTAgagggagggtttagggggtttaaccccccccccccccttgggctgccagaaagccacatgtaacaaaaaaaataccccctcccccctttgtcactgagccaaacccccctttagcgtaaggctagatccgcccctgctctCATTCGCTTGGTATCCGCCGTGGGTTACGCCACATCCATTCTCGGAGTGTAGCCTTATCACGCGTATCTTAACACTGCTTAGCGCAAGTAAAAATTGCCTCTCGGGGTTTTCGAAGCCGCAAGAATGCTGGTAATCATGGCTACCGCTGGTTGATCGAGGCAACAAGGATCGTGAACAGGGACTCCCGAAGAATCACAAAGATTCCAGTACACACATGTTTTACTTCCAGTCTTACTCAACCCAAACCCGCAATACTTGTCTTTAAATAACGTATCTGGCACTACACTCGGACATGTGGTACTTTTTGCTTCGACGACCCTGCAACTTACGTCTCCTGCGCTCCAGGTCGCACCGACGGCAGCGTTACGGGGGATGCACGCGATCCAGTTGTTGATATTCGACTTGAGAAGAAACTCGGTCCCTATCGCATCCCAAAAGGAAGGGTCCATTGCTCCGTCAACAGCCTCAGAGGAGGGTGTGGTCGTGGAGGGATTGGCCCCTCGCATGCTGGTGGGGTGTACCGTTATCGTGTTATGGATCTGAGTGAAGGCGTTAGGGTGCGTGAACGAATAGCTCCACACTAGCGTCCAGCCCCCCCCGTCCGTCTCCATGTCGCAGTAGGCTTGGAATGCTGGCGTTGCACCCGACCAATCAGGCTTAATGTAGAAATTGCCGGATGTCACTGCACTGAATGCATCTATGATGGCTTTGCACGATCTACCTGGTTGGTCACTTGTAGCCCCGGACCCTGGTAATACAACAGACAGTTGGAGCTTAGTTATCTTTGTGTAGAGGTTTTggaagatgatgataatgatgatattaaTAATTAAGATGTCGATAGGGTTCTAATATTCATGATGATATAATTATGGTATTGATGCAGATGATAATTCTGGTGACAATAGCGAGACGACGAATATGATGACAGGTGATCACTCGACGACGACGAtaacaatgatgatggtgatgatgatgatgatgataatggcgataatgatgatgatgatgatattctCGTTGTGTTTTAATAGAACCCTTACCTGTGCAAGTTACGCCGTCTCCAACGAATCCATTCTTGCAGGAGCACGTGAAGTTCCCGATGGTATTCGCGCACGTTCCCGCTACTGCATCACAGTTGTGCTTATTCTCCGCGCACTCGTCAAAAtctaataaatatattttggcaaTTGAGCAGCTATTCGGTAATTCTGAGCAACAATTGGTCATGGTTTGGCAATTAAGCATGAAGCATTGGATACATTAAACAATTAGGTGAATTGGCGACTAAGAAATCACTTTGCAAGATCAGGCAAAACATACGATCTGCGGCCTTCACGCCAGAGAGCTACGAAGAAAATATTTCCCTGAAAAGAACCCCTTTCTGTCTGTAATAACCCCTTTCTGCTTCgcaagcgctgaataagttgttattttgccgcaaAAAGCCGGAGCGTGCGCGAGTCCGTCACCTAAAAAAATTCACGTGATTTCGGAGATTATCGGAGACAATAATTAGGGGACGCACATACGCTCGCAACCCCTTAAACAATTAAGTAAGTCCGTAGAATTTCGACTTCAACAAATGGTTAATTTACTGAAACTTAAACCGTTAGTTGCAAAACGTTTGGTAAACGCTGAAACGCGGCCTGTAGTACTGATTCGTTCCTGAAATGCTGACCTCAGTCCCCATTCTCGCAAAGTTAAGCCATAGTGTACGAAAACTATCAGATTCGCTTGCTGAACAGGGAGCCATGTTAGGCTGGGTCACGAGGGTTGTTTAACCCTTCGGTACTTGAACTAAAATTGGCATGGTATTGCATGTCATGCCATGGAAAATGGCGCCtgctcacccccccccccccccctcccgccGAACACTATCCGAATTCTTTCCCCACCTCATTGGACCTACTGCCCCATTTGTTTTTTGAACTGTTGAGTTAACCTAGGATTTGTTATCGTAAAAAGCGCCTTGGGCGAGTGCCCGGGAAATCTGTGATaatctaaaacgttagggtcTGGGGCGAATTTCAAGATGGCGATCAGCAAAATCGAAGTAAacagtaaacacgaattcctgcaagtttacgggAAATTTTTCGACTTACACAgttctaaagaaaaaaaaatattgtatgttttgtaattttaaaataaggaaatggccGAGCGAGCatgaaaaacgacagttttcaaaataaaattgtttgaTATGCATACCTTTGCAGCCATCGCCATCCGCTTGGTAACCAGGTTGACAAGCGCACCAATAGGAACCCATTGTGTTCTCGCACGTTTTCAGCGCTGGACACGTAATTTGCCCGGTCTGGCATTCGTCGATGTCTGTAAAAAGTGACAA is part of the Nematostella vectensis chromosome 13, jaNemVect1.1, whole genome shotgun sequence genome and encodes:
- the LOC5513360 gene encoding fibrillin-2, which translates into the protein MVTHWRILRAMAVRMTGFLFIFGISSLFGCSLADNNCRTIQFEPEVDGALLRHQLVNVTVDTDTQCIPKCFNHQECVSYNVGPSPDNSDKFVCQLNKFDRLQKPDDFKPDMEGFRYADLKENRCRENPCNFTCLAGFGDKKYKCACPAGMTGEDCMTDIDECQTGQITCPALKTCENTMGSYWCACQPGYQADGDGCKDFDECAENKHNCDAVAGTCANTIGNFTCSCKNGFVGDGVTCTGSGATSDQPGRSCKAIIDAFSAVTSGNFYIKPDWSGATPAFQAYCDMETDGGGWTLVWSYSFTHPNAFTQIHNTITVHPTSMRGANPSTTTPSSEAVDGAMDPSFWDAIGTEFLLKSNINNWIACIPRNAAVGATWSAGDVSCRVVEAKSTTCPSVVPDTLFKDKYCGFGLSKTGSKTCVYWNLCDSSGVPVHDPCCLDQPAVAMITSILAASKTPRGNFYLR